The nucleotide sequence AGTCCTGTGTAAAAACGTGCAGtataatgtacatgtgtaatttatataaatccGCGAAAGTAACACCAGCATCGGAAAAATTGAACTTCATAAAAAGGTAATATGATCACAACTGTTTATTCATCAACAAAACGTTACAGGTCTATCTGAGGCTTCGTGGGCGTTTGGCAGACTCTAGGTGTATCGGGgtattatcattaattatttccTAAGAACGTACGCTGTTAGGAAATTATTCGCTCAAATTATTCGCTCAATTTCTATTTCCGACGATGAAGTACACTTTGCCGCCTTTACGACAACTTTTCTGACAGTTGTAAGACCTTTAAGGCTGTCAAAtttgtgcaaaatataaaatgttaagataaataaaaaaacgtaGCGTGACACTAGTCAATAGTTCATTTCAGcggacaaacaaaatgtaaaacactCCATTTATCTTACAACACCAATATCTTTAGCCAGAAAACAATGTCATTTGCCAAATGATAAATGTTCTGATATTGATCAGTAATTGTTTTCCGCGGcaagtacaaaaaataaacaaaaataaacaagaatacAAGCAGTTCCCCGACAACATTATTGCTGGCACTAGATTTACGTTTATTTAGGCACTCGGTTCATAAATGTTATACTATTTTCATCATAACATACACTCataaatagttgttttaattCTATTACAGTATTATacagtttttaagttttaaatttcacAGTAATGTTTAGATATTCTCTTATTGTATTAAGCGTAACAAGCTCTAGAAACGTTTTACATGAAGCCAAATTTCTTACTTTATCTTATTTGGGCTGAAATTAGTTTATCGGTTTTATCATTAAtaccatttcatttttaagtccAAAAAAACTTCAGTTTGTAGAGTTTTTGGTGTTCttcaatatttcttgtttgtgattttttgtgttctttgtctttggcgtttacccagtgccattaaaccgggtttatgtttaaactgtttactaccgagcttgtttctgaagtttttcacataagtattagtaacgttttaataacaaaaatccTACTAAACCTACTAAACCAAAATTAAtgaattctttaaatgtttcaatatctAAATTCTTCAGAGATGATGGTTCATTGCGAGAAAGAGGGTGGGGAATGCATTGATGTGGACTTTGGTACCACCGATCCTCCATCTCCGCCGGAAACCACCCGACCGCCCCACCCAACCACCACCCGAGCGCCATGGCGTCTCACGACAACAACTGTTCCATCGCCACAACCGTCGGCGTTCCAATGGTTCTTTAACAACccatttcaacatttattcaaccCCGTGGTGCCAATAATCGATCAGCCACTCTGGTATGATCCCTTCATTCCGACGAAGAAGCGGACTCTTCCACCGACATTGGCCCCACCTCCGACAACGGCCGCCCCAAGTACGACAACCGCCGCTCCGACACCCGCACCTACGACAGCCGCTCCCAGAACAACCAGAAAGCCTAAACCGGTAAGAGAAGTTCTTCTAACAAGTGTATGTTATTactgcattttgtttaaacGATAATTTCATATAAAAGGAGTGTCTAGTTTAGAAAAGAGATGACCAGAGGTGATCTTGcatccttttttaaaatatttagaggTGCATACACGGAGTAGAAAGGGCCGCTGAGTGTTAATAGCCCCAAGTGACTTATAATAGCCCGAGGCGTAGTCGAGGGCCCTTATGGGCACAAGGGACAATTATCACACAATGGCCCGGCTATGCCGTGTATAAAcccttttaaaacattaatgtgTGTGTCCTTAATGTGTAGAGTATTTTTGTCATAGTTTACCTACAAAAAGTTGTGCATTCTTATTTCTTTCTGACTTGACGAGGGTGAGTTAACTACACAAATCAGTTTTGAGAGTAAGCCAAAAGGCAAACAACAGTTTTATGTCTTATTATATTCCCatcaatttcaattgttcaGCTCAAAAATTCCACGTATATCCGAAATGATTTtgtacgaatcactgacatATGTCACTTCACGTCTAGAATGTCacaattcaaattaataaatatgaaacacGTAGCAAGTAGAACGACATGtatgtgtagttgttgttttaGTCAACAATGGTTAATAAACACTAGCATATTTTACTCAACTGCTTTCGCGTTTGCCTTCCTTTAGGAGTGTTATTATTTATCTGTTCAGGCAGATCAATAAACTGTAATTATGTTGTTAATAGATGATTTCACAGTCGCCAACTATGATTTTAAGACGAACATTGGACTCACGTTCGTACGTTCCACGGTATAATCGATAATCGGCCCcggccgcaaaactgataatcgaTAATCGGGCCGCAAAACTCATACTCGCCGAATCATGCAAATTATCGCGGAATACCTGTACGAATATGTTACTAGTAACATATGTAATTAGCTATAATAATGGACGTCGTCTGCAAGAACAAGGAAAACATGTTTAGATGTTAAACGCAGAGttttacatcatcatcatcatcatcatcatcaccatcatcatcatcatcatcatcatcatcaccaccaccatcacatcatcatcatcatcatcatcatcatcatcatcatcatcatcgttgtcGTAGTcgcaatcatcatcatcatcatcatcatcatcatcatcatcatcatcatcatcatcatcatcatcatcatcatcatcatcagcatcatcatcatcatcatcatcatcatcatcatcatcatcatcatcatcatcatcatcatcatcatcatcatcatcataatcaccaccaccaccatcatcatcatcatcatcatcatcatcatcatcatcatcatcataatcatcgtcatcaccatcatcatcatcatcatcgtagtcgtagtcgtcatcatcatcatcatcatcatcgccatcgtcgtcatcatcgtcattgTCATCGACATCATTCAGAAAAACAACAGGCAAAATAATTGTtatgataaaatacaaataaaataatagttaaaaacaTTGATGACGTTATTGATGTTGATAGTTGTGATAATGATCTTCGCGAAAACGTcctttctttgaaatgttttcaatgcaTCAGCTGAAAAAACTCATTAagtattattagtattttagGTCCTAATAAATCAAACTAccttccaagacaaaatgacaacaataacaGGACTgttaattgataataattatttgttaacaagtgcgcgaaataataataaactgtgTTACGGTTATAACTGACAGTTTTGTAACTTTTGAAAGACGGCGTGGGAAGGCCGAAAAATAAGGATTAATCAGTATTTATGCAAACAAAACTACAATAAGACAACAAAAAGCATGTTACGTTTCAACTTATTTAACGTTGAAAAGACGGTCTGCAGCGTGAACGTGTATGTGTCTTTGtgtatcattatatttaaatcaagcccttttccatatattttaaaaggcatTGAAGGATATAatgagccccccccccccgcccacCCCCACCCCTTATTCGAGTAGAAAACTGTTTGGTACTGTAATCACAATTATTAGTTATATTTCCAATGCCGTGAGCATATTTAAGAAATGCTACACATCACTGTCAGGGTCATTTTACATTATAAGGACTGGCCAGTCAGCTCCAGATGGTGTATAggttcatttttctttaaccttgagtaacggtttaagccataaaacattaattttcgaacggaaatattaaaatctgcgatctgatcttttgacagcaatcttttatcattggttttcagatattaacgcagaaatttgctttttccaagacaaaaatcaaaaatttgtaaaaatggtatatttattagagtgcagctttaagaaataaataactaaatggTAGGGTTATTTGAGTCAGAAGCCTTCAAACGTCCGTCGAACCCATTGGCGGAAATATGTGCTTAAGATTAAACTCATTTTTCACTGCAGAGAAGGAAGGGACGGCGCGGCCCAAACCGGAAGAAAGCTCGACGTGTCGAAGTGGAGCGCGAGGCACGAAGGAAGCGGCAAGCCCTGTATGATCCCTTGGACTACCTCTATAGTGAGTGTTCCGGAGGTTGGGAAATCGACATGGGATGCAGCGCTCGCGGGAAGAAGGTGTGTTGTTACAGCGCCAATACCTCCGGGCATAGGAGAAAGTAGAAAGGTAAGAAGCTGGTTACTTTCATACGATCAGTTTTATTTGAAGTCGGCaagatataaaaaacaaaaaagcaaaacaagCTTCTAAGACGTTTTAAAGCGACTATGATCGCTTTAATGATCCTTTTGTCGGAGTTTGATGTTAATTTGGTCTGAGGATTTATATACTTAACgatgttttattatcattatacatTGCCATTACCATctattatgataaataaatgcattcGTGAGCACACTGATTGTGTTcaagattttttgtttaaataatgaacaCACGATATTTACTGGCCTACTTATATTGCTAGTCATGAATTGAATTAATATGTAAGGCGAATAGCGACATACATAGAGCTGTGTTCACAAGCTCCACAAAAAATGGAAGATATTATGCTAAAAGATACATGAAAAACAACAGCTATAAAAGTAAGGGTAAAAACCCTTTATAAATGCTTCTATTCATTTAAAGGTACTACTTTCGTGCATACTGGGCAGTTGCCaaattccggatttgcctaaatattcggaaatcgtttaaaaagcGTTTCGGCGACCGTGGTCAATATAGAATGATCACAGTCTACGCAACTGACCTCCATAGCAAaagaaacaacacaaaagtgTAGCTTTTCGAGTATAACCCCCAAATAAATACCtcgttgttgagtttataaaggtctgcccgcgccctataatggctgcattatggctgaAAATAAATACCTCTAAACTTTCGCTTtcctaaatgtcaatattttgtcACGTGGGGATGACGTCACACAGCGCGAGCTTTTATATTGAGGTTCGACAGGGTTATCTTTAAACACTAGACCTACTATATACGACGTTTATGACTTATCTTCAATCACAAAATACAATGCCAATTacatataaactaaataaattgacgatgacattgttttgtgttgtgcagcatttgatatgaaaacgAAGCAAAAATGAAGCAGATTCGTACTTACAAATTAGTAGTTCGGATACGccgaaaatacacatacaaatacttcagagaagtataaaatttatatacaggttaaacatttaatacatgatgttcatttaagcagcatttaaatatttgtatattgacttgataatgtttactttgttcttaGAGaaaatccgaatatttaggcactgAATGCAGGTTTTTGGACGTCGTTTATGCCCTTATTTCGTACTGAATATTATACtataattaattgttgttttttcttttattctttttccagTTTGGTGGATATAGGACCcaacatttttctattaaaatttcatgcacttatgttcagtaattatgacaatattttaagaaaacttcaaaattgatccggaattgggcaactgcccagtatatCATATgaaggataattgtttgttttagtgttaaacaaacacgaaaaaaagaaagaaagctATTTAACTATTTTCTAAACATACAAAATGCACCTGCGATAAAAGTGTGAAAGGAAAAGAGAAGAGAGGACAAAAAAGATAAGGAGGGTGGTAACCAGGGTATTTGGATAGATAATAAGTTATATGAATGCTCTTAATAAAACCACTGCTTTGCTGTATTGCGTGTGGCTTTGATGGTAAATAATGAGAAAGGCCGAATACCGTTTTCATCTCTTGTCAAATACATCTGTAACGGTTAGAAACAGAAGTAATAAGCAAAATCCAACACTTAGGTTAGGCGAGCAAAACTTTCATAAAAGCagagtttaatatttatacGGCTTCGATTATTTTATCCGTGGTCTTTTCATATCCAAAATAAGgcaaaataattatacttaaGCACAGCGATTTTTTGAGTACAGGTAGCTATTCTCCTGCCCTGTCACTTTTGTTTGGCGTAAACCAATtatcttgtttacttttttcagCGTAAAAAGgggtttatatataaatagaagtaAAAAGAgaatgtgcctttaattgcacaATTTAATTTTCCGCAGCCAAATGTTTGATGGTCGTTCGCCATAAAGTTGTtcgatcttacattgaaacaatcAATTATCCTTTTTTTGCCAAATGGTTTCATGTGGTGAATTGTTGACTACCAAACACTTATAGTTTGATCACGCATGTATaacgtttttaaataaacttttgtaAAAACGAAACCAAAACGTTCATAAATGACACAACCATTTCAAcagtaagttttaaaattatgtgaTAATTAAGAACCGGCAGTTCCGCTAGATTACACCAGTGGCAAActaaataacttatatttaaatgtgGAACGTGACCTGGATCCCCCTCCCTAAAATGTCTACGTTCACATACAAATTCACCTAGCTACACCCTTGTCACTCCCACAAATCTTGAAAACTAGcaccaatttataaaaaacgATATTGAAATGAcaaatacaaaatgcatatctttactctttttatctttttattattgCAGGGAACTCCTGAAGAACCCCAAAGTCAAGAAGATGTGGTTGAAACGAGGTCACCGCCCGTGTTTTTCCGTCACAGTTACGtcacatttgtgttttaattacgTCATTCATTGCAGCAGCCCTTTTatctttgtaaataaatcagTGTAATCGTGTtggtttaatattattaatattatgtcaaaacatcttaatttataaactgtttaatTGGCATATTAGATACAATGTCAGCTTATTATCAATCACAAAACAATTCTGGATCATTTATAGAAGTATCACTTACATAATATTAGAAGAATAGACATCATAtgtattatatcaatataaaggcaacaaagaagaaaacaagTTTCCATCAGCAACAGGATTCCAACTCAAGACCTCTAGGTCTGCAGTCAGGTATACAAGCCATGCACCACGGAGGCATGTATCTGTGGTAGAGTTTGCAACAAAATATTAGGATATTTGAGTGTTTATGTGTgtcatatacataaacattcaCCAAAGTTTAACTGATGCTTTTCATTTCACAATACTGTAAACATTAACTATTCAGTGTGTCCATTACATGTTTTACTTACGAGTGTTATCTGCACAAGTAGTCGAACTCACagttaatgtacatgtatgcatacatgtacgAGAAGTCAACTCAAATACAACCAGCAACCGTATATCTTTACACAGAAAAGTATACGAAAAGCCATTccaaatataaattcattaaaaatagcAGTACTCCATATTATTGGTTTTCctaattgaaagaaatgaatttaaaaaaagttcttcAAACAATCAAAGTTTTATGCTTTATATCCGAACTTTTTCTCAGCTAATGCCTGTAAATCCATGCGCGAAGTTTTTCCTGTGCAAGTCTCCGGAAGTGCATCGAAAAACATGTAGAATTTTGGCAGTACAGTGAACAAACCAGGCTTATCATTGTGGTGGGTGACGCAAAACTGGCGGATATCATTTTCAGCAGTTCTCGCGTCTGGTTTTAGAATCACGCATGCGCAAATAGCTTGGTAATATACCTGGTCAgagacaggtacaatgacaacGTTGTCAATCCCTGGACAGCCTTTGATAGCAGTTTCTAGAATGTCCGGCATCACAGCAATTCCACCGGAATTGATCATGTTTGACATTTAACCATAGACGTAGAAGCGACCTTCTTCATCCATCATCGCAAGGTCGTCTGTTTTGAACCATCCATCAGGTGTTACCGCCCTGGCTGTTTTCTCGGGATCATGAAAGTATTCTTTCAAAAACACGGGGCCTTTAACCCAAAGTTCACCCCTGGTGTTGATAGAAACTATTTCACCTTCTTGGGCTTTGGTAACTGGTTGTCCTCTGATTACGAAACATTTAGTTGGCCAGTCTTTTGGCAACTCTTCCTGTAAAACAAGTTCATAACaatgtaaatgcatttaaagcgctgacattttaaaattaagtcGTGTACGAGGAATGCATACTCCTGATAAAATAGAATTTAAGTTATTCGTATAAATACTTAATGTCGCGTTAGAAGTATATTAATAGCTATCAAGGCAACAAGTGTAAAAAGAGTCAGTTGGGGCGTTTGTCATGAACTCATGCAACGATAGCACCTCGATCTCAGAGACAGGAAACTTGTGCCCTAGGAGGAACCGCACTGATGACATTTTGGCTGACGAAGCTCTTCCTGTTTTGGAGTGCGAGTCAAGTAGCCTTCGAACGATATCCCAATTCTCCCCGCTTGCTCCAGGATCAAGGACTAGCAAGCTGCATGTCTCGAGCTTCTTCATGATTTGGATGAGGTCCTTTCCGTCTGTATACATGAAAGCCAGTCCCACCGCTTTTATACCCGCCAACATGCAACCAAATGTCACATACAACCATTCCGGACATGGACGAATGTTTATTCCAACAATTTCATCGCGCTTTACTCCTATAAGTAAAGGAGAGATACGTGCATGCACATGGTCATTTACGATGAAAAAGGTTTTTGACATTAAACGGTTTATGTATGTGGGGGTAGGGGGATTTCAATTAATAACCGAGAGAAGTTTTAAACGTACCATCATTTgcgtttttcattcaaaaaccTGTATATGAAGGTGTTGCATGCGTCACAAGAAAGGGAGCTTACTGCTCGTGGTCTAGGAATAAGACAACTGACCTTCAACTGAGATCACATGCTTGATTATAGGCCTAAAAGATGCCAACCTTGGGACCCATGTTTGCCAATTAGGGTCAAAACTAGCAAGACTAATACTGTCACATGAGTGACACCCAAGGATAGTACGGTGGTTTCTTTTACTTAAGTTACACACAATAAAAATAGCAAATTTTGTATACCTAGATTAATCAGTGCCCTCGCCTTTTCATATAGCTCCAACCACGTGACCGTCTCACGGTCAACTTCTATTATCGCTCCAAATATAAACGCATGTGTGTCCCTTTGTACCTCAGCCAAATACTGAAAAAATATCGTTGTTGAAACATTTTCCTAAATGATTCAACATTAGCTTATTAAAGAATGTGTTTCTCCGATATGTTGGGGTCTCTCGTCACATTTGAAGCATTAATGTATATAGTAGAGCAAACCGCATATATTTCACTGCATATTGCAGAAAAAATCCGATTAACCAATACGCATATTGCCGAATAGTTCCGATTGACCAATACGCATATTGCCGAATAGTTCCGATTGACCATTACGTATATTACCGAGATGTTCCGATTGACTAATACGAATATTGCCGAGATGTTCCGATTCACCAATACGTATATTGCCGAATTGGTGCTATTAATAAATACGTGTATTACCAATACGTATACTGTCGAAGAGTTCCGATTGACCAACAAGTATATTACCGAAAAGTTCCGATTAACCAATACGTATACAACCGAAAAGTTCCGATTAACCAATACGTATATAACCGAAGAGTAACGATTAACCAATACGTATATAACCAAAATATTTCGATTAACAAATAAGTATTGTATCCTGCCGAAAAGTACCGTTTTAACCAAAACATATATTGCCGTCAGGTTACGATATACCAATACGGGTATCGCCTAAAAGTAACGATCAGCTCATACGGATATTGCCGAAAAATCAATACGTATATACCCGAGTTAAACCAACGA is from Mya arenaria isolate MELC-2E11 chromosome 9, ASM2691426v1 and encodes:
- the LOC128203529 gene encoding mucin-7-like; this translates as MMVHCEKEGGECIDVDFGTTDPPSPPETTRPPHPTTTRAPWRLTTTTVPSPQPSAFQWFFNNPFQHLFNPVVPIIDQPLWYDPFIPTKKRTLPPTLAPPPTTAAPSTTTAAPTPAPTTAAPRTTRKPKPRRKGRRGPNRKKARRVEVEREARRKRQALYDPLDYLYSECSGGWEIDMGCSARGKKVCCYSANTSGHRRK